The Hydrogenophaga crocea genome contains a region encoding:
- a CDS encoding ABC transporter ATP-binding protein produces the protein MASNTADDCILEARGLVKEFKGFVAVNDVNLRVRRGQIHALIGPNGAGKTTVFNLLTKFLIPTRGQILYNGEDITPQKPAQVARRGLVRSFQISATFPHLSVRDNVRIGLQRATGNSFHFWKSKKVLDALDGRAMELLDTVGLREFADTVTVELSYGRKRALEIATTLATEPELMLLDEPTQGMGHEDVERVTQLIKKVSANRTILMVEHNMNVVSSIADTISVLQRGQVIAEGDYATVSANPQVLEAYMGSAEAQLQGAH, from the coding sequence ATGGCAAGCAACACCGCTGACGACTGCATCCTCGAAGCGCGGGGACTGGTGAAGGAGTTCAAGGGCTTCGTCGCCGTCAACGACGTGAACCTGCGCGTGCGGCGCGGGCAGATCCACGCGCTGATCGGGCCCAACGGCGCGGGCAAGACGACCGTCTTCAACCTGCTCACCAAGTTCCTGATCCCCACGCGCGGACAGATCCTCTACAACGGCGAGGACATCACCCCGCAAAAGCCCGCGCAGGTGGCGCGGCGCGGGCTGGTGCGCTCGTTCCAGATCTCGGCCACCTTCCCGCACCTGAGCGTGCGCGACAACGTGCGCATCGGCCTGCAGCGCGCCACGGGCAACTCGTTCCATTTCTGGAAATCGAAGAAGGTGCTCGACGCGCTCGACGGCCGCGCCATGGAACTGCTCGACACCGTGGGCCTGCGCGAGTTCGCCGACACCGTGACGGTGGAGCTCTCGTACGGGCGCAAGCGCGCGCTCGAGATCGCCACCACGCTGGCCACCGAGCCCGAGCTCATGCTGCTCGACGAGCCCACGCAGGGCATGGGCCACGAAGACGTGGAGCGCGTGACGCAACTCATCAAGAAGGTGTCGGCCAACCGCACCATCCTGATGGTCGAACACAACATGAACGTGGTGTCGAGCATCGCCGACACCATCAGCGTGCTGCAGCGCGGCCAGGTGATCGCCGAGGGCGACTACGCCACGGTGTCGGCCAACCCGCAGGTGCTCGAAGCCTACATGGGCAGCGCCGAAGCGCAGCTGCAGGGAGCGCACTGA
- a CDS encoding ABC transporter ATP-binding protein translates to MAAEELLRLSGVNAWYGESHILHGVDLTVRQGEVVTLLGRNGAGRTTTLKAIMGMVGKRTGSIMVTGKETVGMSTHQVARLGLGYCPEERGIFASLSCEENLLLPPAVAGGGMSIDELYGLFPNLQERRHSPGTRLSGGEQQMLAVARILRTGAKLLLLDEISEGLAPVIVQTLARTIRTLRERGFTIVMVEQNFRFAAPLADRFYVMEHGRIVEGFTAAELDAKMGMLHEYLGV, encoded by the coding sequence ATGGCCGCCGAAGAACTGCTGCGCCTGAGCGGCGTGAACGCCTGGTATGGCGAATCGCACATCCTGCACGGCGTCGACCTCACGGTGCGCCAGGGCGAGGTGGTGACGCTGCTGGGCCGCAACGGCGCCGGCCGCACCACCACGCTCAAGGCCATCATGGGCATGGTGGGCAAGCGCACCGGCTCGATCATGGTCACGGGCAAGGAAACCGTGGGCATGAGCACGCACCAGGTGGCGCGCCTGGGCCTGGGCTACTGCCCCGAAGAGCGCGGCATCTTCGCGAGCCTGAGCTGCGAGGAAAACCTGCTGCTGCCGCCCGCGGTGGCCGGCGGCGGCATGTCCATCGACGAGCTCTACGGCCTGTTCCCCAACCTCCAGGAACGCCGCCACAGCCCGGGCACGCGCCTGTCGGGCGGCGAACAGCAGATGCTCGCGGTGGCGCGCATCCTGCGCACCGGCGCCAAGCTGCTGCTGCTCGACGAAATCTCCGAAGGCCTGGCGCCCGTGATCGTGCAGACGCTCGCGCGCACCATCCGCACGCTGCGCGAGCGCGGCTTCACCATCGTGATGGTCGAGCAGAACTTCCGCTTCGCGGCGCCGCTGGCCGACCGCTTCTACGTCATGGAACATGGCCGCATCGTCGAGGGCTTCACCGCCGCGGAGCTCGACGCGAAGATGGGCATGTTGCACGAGTACCTCGGCGTCTGA
- a CDS encoding ABC transporter substrate-binding protein yields the protein MKLGAKKLLATAAAAMLTAGAAQAQISDGVVKIGVLNDMSGLYADIGGPGSVLAARMAVEDFGADKKGMKVEVVSADHQNKPDVGSTVARTWYDVEKVDAIFDVPTSSVALAINQITKEKGKAFINTGAATSDLTGKQCSPNTVHWLYDTWMLANGTGSAIVKTGGDTWFFLTADYAFGHALERDTEAVVTKNGGKVLGKVRTPFPGSDFSSFLLQAQASRAKIIGLANAGGDTINSIKQAAEFGITKGGQNLAGLLVFITDIHGLGLNTAQGLIFTEAFYWDMNDQTRAWAKRFADRNGGKYPTSDHAGVYASVLHYLKAVEAGKTDDGTKVVAKMKELPTDDPLFGKGVIRADGRKTHPVYLFEVKKPAESKGPWDYYKVRATIPADQAFRPLKDGECSLVK from the coding sequence ATGAAACTGGGTGCGAAGAAACTGCTGGCCACCGCGGCCGCGGCCATGCTGACGGCGGGGGCTGCACAGGCGCAGATCTCCGACGGCGTGGTCAAGATCGGTGTGCTCAACGACATGTCGGGCCTGTATGCCGACATCGGCGGCCCGGGCTCGGTGCTGGCCGCGCGCATGGCGGTGGAAGACTTCGGCGCCGACAAGAAGGGCATGAAGGTCGAGGTGGTCTCGGCCGACCACCAGAACAAGCCCGACGTGGGCTCGACCGTGGCGCGCACCTGGTACGACGTGGAGAAGGTCGACGCGATCTTCGACGTGCCGACCTCGTCGGTGGCGCTGGCGATCAACCAGATCACCAAGGAAAAGGGCAAGGCCTTCATCAACACCGGCGCGGCCACCTCCGACCTCACCGGCAAGCAGTGCAGCCCCAACACCGTGCACTGGCTCTACGACACCTGGATGCTGGCCAACGGCACCGGCAGCGCGATCGTGAAGACCGGCGGCGACACCTGGTTCTTCCTGACCGCCGACTACGCCTTCGGCCACGCGCTCGAGCGCGACACCGAGGCCGTGGTGACCAAGAACGGCGGCAAGGTGCTGGGCAAGGTGCGCACGCCGTTCCCGGGCAGCGACTTCAGCTCCTTCCTGCTGCAGGCCCAGGCCTCGCGCGCCAAGATCATCGGTCTGGCCAACGCGGGTGGCGACACCATCAACTCCATCAAGCAGGCGGCCGAGTTCGGCATCACCAAGGGCGGCCAGAACCTGGCGGGCCTGCTGGTGTTCATCACCGACATCCACGGCCTGGGCCTGAACACCGCGCAAGGCCTGATCTTCACCGAGGCCTTCTACTGGGACATGAACGACCAGACCCGCGCCTGGGCCAAGCGCTTCGCCGACCGCAACGGCGGCAAGTACCCCACGTCCGACCACGCGGGCGTGTACGCCTCGGTGCTGCACTACCTGAAGGCGGTGGAAGCCGGCAAGACCGACGACGGCACCAAGGTGGTGGCCAAGATGAAGGAACTGCCCACCGACGATCCGCTGTTCGGCAAGGGCGTGATCCGCGCGGACGGCCGCAAGACCCATCCGGTGTACCTGTTCGAGGTCAAGAAGCCCGCGGAATCCAAGGGCCCGTGGGACTACTACAAGGTGCGCGCCACCATCCCCGCCGACCAGGCCTTCCGTCCGCTCAAGGACGGCGAGTGCTCGCTGGTGAAGTGA
- a CDS encoding branched-chain amino acid ABC transporter permease has translation MTEIFGIPSAALFGQLLIGLINGSFYALLSLGLAVIFGLLNIINFTHGAQYMMGAFVAWLLLNKLGVSYWWALVIAPVVVGATGVVIERLMLSRLYKLDHLYGLLLTFGIALIIQGIFRNEYGSSGQPYAIPPQLQGAQNLGFMFLPNYRGWVVAASLVICLSTWFVIERTKLGAYLRAATENPTLVQGFGINVPRMITLTYGFGVGLAALAGVMAAPIYQVSPQMGSDIIIVVFAVVVIGGMGSIMGAILTGFGLGIIEGLTKVFYPEASNTVIFVIMAIVLLIKPAGLFGTQK, from the coding sequence ATGACCGAAATTTTTGGCATTCCCTCCGCGGCCCTCTTCGGCCAGTTGCTGATCGGGCTGATCAACGGCTCGTTCTACGCCCTGCTGTCGCTGGGGCTGGCCGTGATCTTCGGTCTGCTCAACATCATCAACTTCACGCACGGCGCCCAGTACATGATGGGCGCCTTCGTGGCCTGGCTGCTGCTCAACAAGCTGGGCGTGAGTTACTGGTGGGCGCTGGTGATCGCGCCCGTGGTGGTCGGCGCCACCGGCGTGGTGATCGAGCGGCTCATGCTCTCGCGCCTCTACAAGCTCGACCACCTCTACGGCCTGCTGCTGACCTTCGGCATCGCGCTCATCATCCAGGGCATCTTCCGCAACGAATACGGCTCCTCGGGCCAGCCCTACGCCATTCCCCCGCAGCTGCAGGGCGCGCAGAACCTGGGCTTCATGTTCCTGCCCAACTACCGCGGCTGGGTGGTGGCGGCCTCGCTGGTGATCTGCCTGAGCACCTGGTTCGTGATCGAGCGCACCAAGCTCGGCGCCTACCTGCGCGCGGCCACCGAGAACCCCACGCTGGTGCAGGGCTTCGGCATCAACGTGCCGCGCATGATCACGCTCACCTACGGCTTCGGCGTCGGCCTGGCCGCGCTGGCCGGCGTAATGGCCGCCCCCATCTACCAGGTGAGCCCGCAGATGGGCTCGGACATCATCATCGTGGTGTTCGCGGTGGTGGTGATCGGCGGCATGGGCTCGATCATGGGCGCCATCCTCACGGGCTTCGGCCTGGGCATCATCGAAGGCCTCACCAAGGTCTTCTACCCCGAGGCCTCCAACACCGTGATTTTCGTGATCATGGCCATCGTGTTGCTGATCAAGCCCGCGGGCCTGTTCGGCACGCAGAAGTGA
- a CDS encoding branched-chain amino acid ABC transporter permease, whose product MAAFFLIAPVVVYPVFLMKVMCFALFACAFNLLIGFGGLLSFGHAMFMGSAAYASAHAAKVWGFTPEIAILFGTCCAVILGVVVGALAIRRQGIYFAMITLALAQMVFFFSLQAKFTGGEDGIQAVPRGHLFGAIDLSNNMAMYAVVFVIFMAGFLLIWRVVHSPFGQVLQAIRENEARATSLGYDTDRYKHLAFVLSAGLAGLAGATKAIVFQLASLTDVHWSMSGEVVLMTLLGGMGTLFGPVVGAAIIVSMQNYLAQLGAWVTITQGVIFVICVLAFRRGVVGEIANLIKKPL is encoded by the coding sequence ATGGCCGCGTTCTTCCTGATCGCGCCCGTGGTGGTGTACCCAGTGTTCCTCATGAAGGTGATGTGCTTCGCGCTGTTCGCGTGCGCCTTCAACCTGCTGATCGGCTTCGGTGGCCTGCTCTCGTTCGGCCACGCCATGTTCATGGGCAGCGCGGCCTACGCCTCGGCCCACGCGGCCAAGGTCTGGGGCTTCACGCCCGAGATCGCGATCCTCTTCGGCACCTGCTGCGCGGTGATCCTGGGCGTGGTGGTGGGCGCGCTCGCCATCCGCCGCCAGGGCATCTACTTCGCGATGATCACGCTGGCGCTCGCGCAGATGGTGTTCTTCTTCAGCCTGCAGGCCAAGTTCACGGGCGGCGAAGACGGCATCCAGGCGGTGCCGCGCGGCCACCTGTTCGGCGCCATCGACCTGAGCAACAACATGGCCATGTACGCCGTGGTGTTCGTGATCTTCATGGCCGGCTTCCTGCTCATCTGGCGCGTGGTGCACTCGCCCTTCGGCCAGGTGCTGCAGGCGATCCGCGAGAACGAGGCGCGCGCCACCTCGCTGGGCTACGACACCGACCGCTACAAGCACCTGGCCTTCGTGCTGTCGGCCGGCCTCGCGGGCCTGGCGGGCGCCACCAAGGCCATCGTGTTCCAGCTGGCCTCGCTCACCGACGTGCACTGGAGCATGTCGGGCGAGGTGGTGCTCATGACCCTGCTCGGCGGCATGGGCACGCTGTTCGGCCCGGTGGTGGGCGCCGCCATCATCGTGTCCATGCAGAACTACCTGGCCCAGCTCGGCGCCTGGGTCACCATCACCCAGGGCGTGATCTTCGTGATCTGCGTGCTGGCCTTCCGCCGCGGCGTGGTGGGCGAGATCGCGAACCTGATCAAGAAGCCGCTCTGA
- a CDS encoding acetyl-CoA C-acyltransferase yields the protein MSKQVQDAYIVAATRTPIGRSHKGSFKHLRPDDLLAHALRSALAQAPGLDPKAIEDVICGCAIPEAQQGLNVARIGAILAGLPNSVGGITVNRFCASGLSAVAMAADRIRVGEADVMIAAGTESMSMVPMMGNAPSLSPAIFANTQDVEQYGIAYGMGLTAEKVAQQWKVSRDAQDAFALQSHQRAVIAMKNGEFADEITPVEVTERSVNLETAEVSTATRTVSLDEGARPDTTLEGLAKLRTVFAARGSVTAGNSSQTSDGAGALILASEAAVKRFGLTPLARFVSYASRGVPPHIMGIGPVEAIPAALRYAGLRQDDMDWIELNEAFAAQSLAVINTLGLDPAKVNPMGGAIALGHPLGATGAIRSATVVHALKRHNRKYGMVTMCVGMGQGAAGIFERV from the coding sequence ATGAGCAAACAAGTTCAAGACGCCTACATCGTGGCCGCCACGCGCACGCCCATCGGCCGTTCGCACAAAGGCTCGTTCAAGCACCTGCGGCCCGACGACCTGCTCGCGCACGCGCTGCGCTCGGCGCTCGCGCAGGCCCCGGGCCTGGACCCCAAGGCCATCGAGGACGTGATCTGCGGCTGCGCCATCCCCGAGGCGCAGCAGGGCCTGAACGTGGCGCGCATCGGCGCCATCCTCGCGGGCCTGCCCAACAGCGTGGGCGGCATCACGGTGAACCGCTTCTGCGCCTCGGGCCTGTCGGCCGTGGCCATGGCGGCCGACCGCATCCGCGTGGGCGAGGCCGACGTGATGATCGCCGCCGGCACCGAGAGCATGAGCATGGTGCCCATGATGGGCAACGCGCCCAGCCTGTCGCCCGCCATCTTCGCCAACACGCAGGACGTGGAGCAGTACGGCATCGCCTACGGCATGGGGCTCACGGCCGAGAAGGTGGCGCAGCAGTGGAAGGTCTCGCGCGACGCGCAGGACGCTTTCGCGCTGCAGTCGCACCAGCGCGCCGTGATCGCCATGAAAAACGGCGAGTTCGCCGACGAGATCACGCCGGTCGAGGTCACCGAGCGCAGCGTGAACCTGGAGACCGCCGAGGTGTCCACGGCCACGCGCACCGTGAGCCTCGACGAAGGCGCCCGCCCCGACACCACGCTGGAAGGCCTGGCCAAGCTGCGCACCGTGTTCGCCGCGCGCGGCTCGGTCACCGCCGGCAACAGCTCGCAGACCAGCGACGGCGCGGGCGCGCTGATCCTCGCGAGCGAGGCCGCCGTCAAGCGCTTCGGCCTGACGCCGCTCGCGCGTTTCGTGAGCTACGCCAGCCGCGGCGTGCCGCCGCACATCATGGGCATCGGCCCGGTGGAGGCGATCCCGGCCGCGCTGCGCTACGCGGGCCTGCGCCAGGACGACATGGACTGGATCGAGCTCAACGAGGCCTTTGCCGCGCAGTCGCTCGCGGTCATCAACACCCTGGGCCTGGACCCGGCCAAGGTCAACCCCATGGGCGGCGCCATCGCCCTGGGCCACCCACTGGGCGCCACCGGCGCGATCCGCTCGGCCACCGTGGTGCACGCGCTCAAGCGGCACAACAGGAAGTACGGCATGGTCACCATGTGCGTGGGCATGGGGCAGGGCGCGGCAGGGATCTTCGAGCGGGTGTGA
- a CDS encoding 3-hydroxyacyl-CoA dehydrogenase/enoyl-CoA hydratase family protein, translating to MNRFNVRKVAVLGAGVMGAQIAAHLVNVKVPVVLFDLPAKEGPKNGIVIRAIENLKKLKPAPIGVAADADLIVAANYEEHMALLGECDLLIEAIAERMDWKLDLYQKIAPHVAKHAIVASNTSGLSITKLSAALPEAIKPRFCGIHFFNPPRYMTLVELIATPTTQPEILDQLETFVTSGLGKGVVRAKDTPNFIANRIGIAGMLATMKEVERFGLTFDVVDDLTGKRLGRASSGTFRTADVVGLDTMAHVIKTLQDNLSEDTDPFYGSFGTPAVLKALLDQGHLGQKTKAGFYKKVGRDVFRFELESGDYVPAGQKADEVYGRMLKKPAAERLKLLRDSSGPQGQFLWAILRNGFHYAAVHLASIAETARDVDLAMRWGFGMKQGPFELWQEAGWLEVAKMVQEDIDAGKALCKAPLPDWVFKGPVAEAGGVHTAQGSWNPAKGVFEPRRALPVYERQPFPELLLGEAGPRFASAGTTVEETDSVRLWTLDGEVLIASIKTKMHAISPEVCEGLMQAVELAEAQYQGLVVWSGDEPFSVGADLQAMLPAFLAVGVAAIEDAEGFMQQTMLRLRYANVPVVSAIRGMALGGGCELAVYSSKRVAHMESYIGLVEVGVGLIPGAGGLTYIARRAAENAATSTGKDLLPFLTEGFTAAAMAKVGTSAIESRAIGYLLESDLIVPHKDELLFVALNEAKAMFRAGWRAPHKRLFPVAGRDGKATILGQLVNMRDGGFISQHDFNIASLIAHVVTGGDVNPGTLVSEEYLMTLERQAFCALITNPKTQERILGMLNTGKPVRN from the coding sequence ATGAACCGATTCAACGTCAGAAAAGTCGCCGTGCTCGGCGCGGGCGTGATGGGCGCGCAGATCGCCGCCCATCTCGTCAACGTCAAGGTGCCGGTCGTGCTGTTCGACCTTCCCGCCAAGGAAGGCCCCAAGAACGGCATCGTCATCCGCGCCATCGAGAACCTCAAGAAGCTCAAGCCCGCGCCCATCGGTGTGGCGGCCGACGCCGACCTCATCGTGGCGGCCAACTACGAAGAGCACATGGCCCTGCTCGGCGAGTGCGACCTGCTGATCGAGGCGATCGCCGAGCGCATGGACTGGAAGCTCGACCTGTACCAGAAGATCGCACCGCACGTGGCCAAGCACGCCATCGTCGCGTCCAACACCTCGGGCCTGTCCATCACCAAGCTCAGTGCGGCCCTGCCCGAGGCGATCAAGCCGCGTTTCTGCGGCATCCACTTCTTCAACCCGCCGCGCTACATGACGCTGGTGGAGCTGATTGCCACGCCCACCACGCAGCCCGAGATCCTCGACCAGCTCGAGACCTTCGTGACCAGCGGCCTGGGCAAGGGCGTGGTGCGCGCCAAGGACACGCCCAACTTCATCGCCAACCGCATCGGCATCGCCGGCATGCTGGCCACGATGAAAGAGGTGGAGCGCTTCGGCCTCACGTTCGACGTGGTCGACGACCTCACGGGCAAGCGCCTGGGCCGCGCCAGCAGCGGCACCTTCCGCACCGCCGACGTGGTGGGCCTGGACACCATGGCCCACGTGATCAAGACCCTGCAGGACAACCTCAGCGAAGACACCGACCCGTTCTACGGCAGCTTCGGCACGCCCGCGGTGCTCAAGGCCCTGCTCGACCAGGGCCACCTGGGCCAGAAGACCAAGGCCGGCTTCTACAAGAAGGTGGGCCGCGACGTGTTCCGCTTCGAGCTCGAAAGCGGCGATTACGTGCCCGCCGGCCAGAAGGCCGACGAGGTTTATGGCCGCATGCTCAAGAAGCCCGCGGCCGAACGCCTGAAGCTGCTGCGCGACAGCAGCGGCCCGCAGGGGCAGTTCCTCTGGGCCATCCTGCGCAACGGCTTCCACTACGCGGCCGTGCACCTGGCGTCCATCGCCGAGACCGCGCGCGACGTGGACCTGGCCATGCGCTGGGGCTTCGGCATGAAGCAGGGCCCGTTCGAACTCTGGCAGGAAGCCGGCTGGCTCGAAGTGGCGAAGATGGTCCAGGAAGACATCGATGCCGGCAAGGCGCTGTGCAAGGCCCCGCTGCCGGACTGGGTCTTCAAGGGCCCGGTGGCCGAGGCCGGCGGCGTGCACACCGCACAGGGCTCGTGGAACCCCGCCAAAGGCGTGTTCGAGCCGCGCCGCGCGCTGCCCGTGTACGAACGCCAGCCCTTCCCCGAGCTGCTGCTCGGCGAGGCCGGCCCGCGTTTCGCGAGCGCCGGCACCACTGTCGAAGAGACCGATTCGGTGCGCCTGTGGACGCTCGACGGCGAGGTGCTGATCGCGAGCATCAAGACCAAGATGCACGCCATCAGCCCCGAGGTCTGCGAAGGCCTGATGCAGGCCGTGGAGCTGGCCGAGGCGCAGTACCAGGGCCTGGTGGTCTGGTCGGGCGACGAGCCTTTCAGCGTGGGCGCCGACCTGCAGGCCATGCTGCCGGCCTTCCTGGCCGTGGGCGTGGCCGCGATCGAGGACGCCGAAGGCTTCATGCAGCAGACCATGCTGCGCCTGCGTTACGCCAATGTGCCCGTGGTGTCCGCGATCCGCGGCATGGCGCTGGGCGGCGGCTGCGAACTCGCGGTCTACAGCAGCAAGCGCGTGGCCCACATGGAAAGCTACATCGGCCTGGTGGAAGTGGGTGTGGGCCTGATCCCGGGCGCGGGCGGCCTCACCTACATCGCGCGCCGCGCGGCCGAGAACGCCGCCACCTCGACCGGCAAGGACCTGCTGCCCTTCCTCACCGAAGGCTTCACCGCCGCGGCCATGGCCAAGGTGGGCACGAGCGCGATCGAATCGCGCGCGATCGGTTACCTGCTGGAGTCCGACCTGATCGTGCCGCACAAGGACGAGCTGCTGTTCGTGGCCCTGAACGAAGCGAAAGCGATGTTCCGCGCCGGCTGGCGCGCGCCGCACAAGCGCCTGTTCCCGGTGGCTGGCCGCGACGGCAAGGCCACCATCCTGGGCCAGCTCGTGAACATGCGCGATGGCGGCTTCATCAGCCAGCACGACTTCAACATCGCCAGCCTGATCGCCCACGTGGTGACCGGTGGCGACGTGAACCCCGGCACGCTGGTGAGCGAGGAATACCTCATGACGCTGGAGCGCCAGGCCTTCTGCGCGCTGATCACGAACCCGAAGACCCAGGAGCGCATCCTCGGCATGCTCAACACCGGCAAGCCGGTCCGCAACTGA
- a CDS encoding DUF2147 domain-containing protein yields MKRTLLVLAGLALAGAVQAQMTPAGLWKTIDDDSKKEKSLVRITESNGVFSGRIEKLLDPASDPKAVCDKCSDDRKDKPVVGLEILRGIKAGESDKAVFEGGTIVDPNNGKSYRARLKPVNGGAQLEMRGYLGPFFRTQVWQRVE; encoded by the coding sequence ATGAAGCGCACCCTGCTTGTCCTGGCCGGCCTGGCGCTGGCCGGCGCCGTCCAGGCCCAGATGACGCCTGCGGGTCTGTGGAAGACCATCGACGACGACTCGAAGAAAGAGAAGTCGCTGGTGCGCATCACCGAGAGCAACGGCGTGTTCAGCGGCCGCATCGAAAAGCTGCTCGACCCCGCGAGCGACCCCAAGGCCGTTTGCGACAAGTGCAGCGACGACCGCAAGGACAAGCCCGTCGTGGGCCTGGAGATCCTGCGCGGCATCAAGGCCGGCGAGAGCGACAAGGCCGTGTTCGAGGGCGGCACCATCGTCGACCCCAACAACGGCAAGAGCTACCGCGCGCGGCTGAAGCCGGTCAACGGCGGCGCCCAGCTCGAAATGCGCGGCTACCTCGGCCCCTTCTTCCGAACCCAGGTGTGGCAGCGCGTCGAGTGA
- a CDS encoding acyl-CoA dehydrogenase C-terminal domain-containing protein: MPVYNPPLRDMQFVMHEVFNAVDELKACPKHAEIDADTINAVLEEGGKFAAEVTFPLNISGDEEGCTLDKTTHEVKAPKGFKEAYAKYVEGGWPALSCDPEFGGQGLPFIVNQCFYEMLNSANQAWTMYPGLSHGAYECLHAHGSPEQKALYLPKLTSGEWTGTMCLTEPHCGTDLGLLRTKAEPQADGSYKLTGQKIFISAGEHDLAENIVHLVLARLPDAPAGSKGISLFLVPKFQVKADGSIGERNAIHCGGLEHKMGIHANATCQMVLDGAVGTLVGEPNKGLPAMFVMMNAARLGVGNQSLGLTEVAYQNALAYAKDRIQMRSLSGVKDKSKPADPIIVHPDVRKMLLTAKAYAEGGRALLMFCTLLLDKELNHPDEKVRKDSADLAALLTPIAKAFLTDNGFEATNHCMQVFGGHGYIKEWGMEQFVRDARINMIYEGTNTVQSLDLLGRKVLGNNGATLKKFGKLVAQLVEAEGVNEKMAEFINPLAYLGEQMTKFTTELGFKGMQNPDEVGAAAVPYLRVAGHLVFAYFFARMAQAALRAIEAGSTDPFYTAKLQTARFYFAKLFPETATLMRLARSGSKVLMDTEQALA; encoded by the coding sequence ATGCCCGTCTACAACCCGCCGCTGCGCGACATGCAGTTCGTCATGCACGAGGTCTTCAACGCCGTCGACGAACTCAAGGCCTGCCCCAAGCACGCCGAGATCGACGCCGACACCATCAACGCGGTGCTCGAAGAAGGCGGCAAGTTCGCGGCCGAAGTGACCTTCCCGCTCAACATCAGCGGCGACGAAGAAGGCTGCACGCTGGACAAGACCACCCACGAGGTGAAGGCGCCCAAAGGCTTCAAGGAGGCCTATGCCAAGTACGTGGAAGGCGGCTGGCCCGCGCTCTCGTGCGACCCCGAGTTCGGTGGCCAGGGCCTGCCCTTCATCGTGAACCAGTGCTTCTACGAGATGCTCAACAGCGCCAACCAGGCCTGGACCATGTACCCCGGCCTGTCGCACGGCGCTTACGAATGCCTGCACGCGCACGGCTCGCCCGAGCAGAAGGCGCTCTACCTGCCCAAGCTCACCAGCGGCGAGTGGACCGGCACCATGTGCCTGACCGAGCCGCACTGCGGCACCGACCTGGGCCTGCTGCGCACCAAGGCCGAACCGCAGGCCGACGGCAGCTACAAGCTCACGGGCCAGAAGATCTTCATCAGCGCCGGTGAACACGACCTGGCCGAGAACATCGTGCACCTGGTGCTCGCGCGCCTGCCCGATGCGCCCGCGGGCAGCAAGGGCATCAGCCTGTTCCTCGTGCCCAAGTTCCAGGTCAAGGCCGACGGCTCGATCGGCGAGCGCAACGCCATCCACTGCGGCGGCCTCGAACACAAGATGGGCATCCACGCCAACGCCACCTGCCAGATGGTGCTCGACGGCGCCGTGGGCACGCTGGTGGGCGAGCCCAACAAGGGCCTGCCGGCCATGTTCGTGATGATGAACGCCGCCCGCCTGGGCGTGGGCAACCAGAGCCTGGGCCTGACCGAGGTGGCCTACCAGAACGCGCTGGCCTACGCCAAGGACCGCATCCAGATGCGCAGCCTCTCTGGCGTGAAGGACAAGAGCAAGCCGGCCGATCCCATCATCGTGCACCCCGACGTGCGCAAGATGCTGCTCACCGCCAAGGCCTATGCCGAAGGCGGGCGCGCGCTGCTGATGTTCTGCACCCTGCTGCTCGACAAGGAGCTCAACCACCCCGACGAGAAGGTGCGCAAGGACAGCGCCGACCTCGCCGCGCTGCTCACGCCGATCGCCAAGGCCTTCCTCACCGACAACGGCTTCGAGGCCACCAACCACTGCATGCAGGTGTTCGGCGGCCACGGCTACATCAAGGAATGGGGCATGGAGCAGTTCGTGCGCGATGCCCGCATCAACATGATCTACGAGGGCACGAACACCGTGCAGAGCCTGGACCTGCTGGGCCGCAAGGTGCTGGGCAACAACGGCGCCACGCTCAAGAAGTTCGGCAAGCTCGTGGCCCAGCTCGTGGAGGCCGAGGGCGTGAACGAGAAGATGGCCGAGTTCATCAACCCGCTGGCCTACCTGGGCGAGCAGATGACCAAGTTCACCACCGAGCTCGGCTTCAAAGGCATGCAGAACCCCGACGAGGTGGGCGCGGCCGCCGTGCCCTACCTGCGCGTGGCGGGCCACCTGGTGTTCGCCTACTTCTTCGCGCGCATGGCCCAGGCCGCGCTGCGCGCCATCGAGGCCGGCAGCACCGACCCGTTCTACACCGCCAAGCTGCAGACCGCGCGCTTCTACTTCGCCAAGCTGTTCCCCGAGACCGCCACGCTCATGCGCCTGGCGCGCTCGGGCAGCAAGGTGCTGATGGACACCGAGCAGGCCCTGGCATGA